CATGGTTAATCCGGTAACCGTTCCAAATACAGCACAATAATTTAAACTGCCCGGCTACTTTCTAGCCGGGTTTTTTATATAGAAATCAAAAACTAGGAAATAAAGATGATTAAGTATTTTATAGTTGTGTTATGCATGTTCAGTGGTTCTGTATTTGCAGCTGATTCCGCTTGGAAAGCAAGGGTGTCAAGTGGATTATTTTATTCATCGGGCCAGAGTCAGGTAACAGGAAGTGCTGACTCCACAATGTATTCAATACCGTTGATGATTTCCTTAGCAGGAAATCGAATGCATGCCAATGTATCAACTTCTTACATGGACATCTCAAATAAGTACCCAACAACACGAAGGGTCTCAAAAGTTTCAGGAATGGGCGATGTTACCCTGAGTTTAGGTTATGATTTGACAGAATCTCCGGCTTGGACTCTCACTTATAAACATAAGTTTGCAGTAGCTAATGTCAAAAAAGGACTGTCAACGGGTAAAGACGATAATTATTTACAGTTAGATTATTTTTCGACTCTTGGACAGAGGGCGTCTGTTTTTGCTACCGCAGGTTATAAGCTTGTAGGGAAGGTGAGTGGATCAAACATGAAAGATAGTTCTTATGGTTCGGTCGGAATGGGCTACTTCTTTCCTTCCAAAACAAGTGTGGGAATATCGGTTGACTATACCGGGTCTTCGTATAAAACATTGAAAGACCAGACGGGGGGCTCGATTTTTTTGGGGCAAAGCTTAAGCAAATTGTGGAGCACCGCACTGTTTGGATCTTATGACAATACTAGTACGGTAAGTGCAGGATTGACTTTCACGCGTAAGTTTTAAACGGTGATTCTGAGTGATGAGCTTGAATCAAGTTCTATTTGAGATAGGAAGGATGATATAAAATAAGCGTAATGGAATCCAATCTTCAAACCAAAAAAGATCAACTCTTTGCGAAGGCTCTGGTATTGATACTAAAGCCTTTAGTCAAAATATTGATTCATAATAACATCACCTATATCGGCATCCAATCATTGCTGAAAAAAGCTTATGTCCAAGTTGCTGAGGCAGTTTTTGGGCTGCCTGATAAAAAACAGACAGATAGCCGTATTAGCTTATTAACAGGCATTCATCGTGGCGATGTCAAACGTATTAGAGAGTCTTTACAGGACCAAACGTTTGAAAAAGAGATAAAAGCGAGTCTAGGTGCACAATTAGTATCTGTATGGCTCTCACACACTAAATACAATGATGAAAGTGGTAATCCTCTTCCTTTATTTAAAATGGCTAGTGAAGGGGCGCCATCATTTGAAGAGCTGGTTTTGTCTGTCTCAAAAGATAAGCACCCTCGATCTATTCTGGATGACTGGGTTAATCAAAGGTTAATTTCCACTTTAGAAGATGGGCGTATAATGCTTAACGATAAAGGCTATGTTCCCGAAGATGATTTTGAAGAAAAACTCTTTTTTGCAGGGAAAAATATAGGGGCACATTTAGAGGTTGTGGCTTCCAACTTAGAAAGCCAAAATCCCCCTATGTTTGACAGAGCTATTTATTATTCTAAGCTTTCAGAAGAATCTATTGAAAAGCTTGAAAGTCGTTCTAAGAAAAAAATGATGGCGCTATTGACGGAGATGAATTTGCTCGCAAGGCAGTTTCAAGAAGCTGATGAAGCTAATGACAAAAACTCGGGAAAAATTCACTTAGGTGCTTATTTTTATAAAAAAAATGAGCAAGATGATGAGAGCAAATAGGGATTTGATTTGCTTAATATGGTCGTAAGCTTGTTGAGGGTGATTAACGAAAATGCCTAGGTACTTTAAGCGCTATCAAGCGTTAAGCTTTTTATTGCTAGCAATTTTATTATTGCCATCTTGTGTACAGACAAGACCTGATTCAGTAGATCTGGCGATGAATACATCGGTTTTTGGCGGAACGGGTAAGCAGTTAGACCCTGACAGTGGTTTTGGAGGCACAGGAAAGTCATCGTCAGGTTTCGGTGGTACGGGCATTATCGGAACGATTACTAAGTTTGGTAGTGTT
This portion of the Hydrogenovibrio marinus genome encodes:
- a CDS encoding DUF6502 family protein produces the protein MESNLQTKKDQLFAKALVLILKPLVKILIHNNITYIGIQSLLKKAYVQVAEAVFGLPDKKQTDSRISLLTGIHRGDVKRIRESLQDQTFEKEIKASLGAQLVSVWLSHTKYNDESGNPLPLFKMASEGAPSFEELVLSVSKDKHPRSILDDWVNQRLISTLEDGRIMLNDKGYVPEDDFEEKLFFAGKNIGAHLEVVASNLESQNPPMFDRAIYYSKLSEESIEKLESRSKKKMMALLTEMNLLARQFQEADEANDKNSGKIHLGAYFYKKNEQDDESK